One Thermoplasma volcanium GSS1 genomic window carries:
- a CDS encoding SCP2 sterol-binding domain-containing protein, producing the protein MGSKELINEMVSKVNEKDLSGIANAEKIVSIALSDAKPFTIIIKNGKIQLTDETPEKADATVKCSDQTLSDIITGKLNAFSAFMSGKVTVSGDLFFVQKIISVIGKTR; encoded by the coding sequence ATGGGTTCTAAAGAATTAATAAATGAAATGGTTTCGAAGGTAAACGAAAAAGATCTTTCTGGAATAGCTAACGCCGAAAAAATTGTTTCAATAGCACTTTCTGATGCCAAGCCATTCACTATCATTATTAAAAATGGCAAAATACAACTTACAGATGAAACACCTGAGAAAGCTGATGCAACTGTTAAATGCTCAGATCAGACCCTATCTGATATAATAACCGGCAAGCTTAACGCCTTTTCAGCTTTCATGAGCGGAAAGGTCACTGTTTCAGGAGACTTATTCTTTGTTCAAAAAATAATTAGCGTCATAGGCAAAACGAGGTGA
- a CDS encoding CBS domain-containing protein, with translation MRVEKIMNTNYRSVNENSSVFDAVKIMNENRLYGLIVKDNEGKDVGLISERSIIKRFIPRNKKPDEVQIKYVMRKPIPKVPSSYDVRDAAAYLSENGLERCAVVDSTGKVVGIITLTDLSRYLSRASIVDVLLSHRTKDYKHLCPKCGVGVLVPVYDQKGEIKVFRCSNPACDYEE, from the coding sequence ATGAGAGTGGAAAAGATAATGAATACAAATTATAGGTCCGTGAATGAAAATTCTAGCGTCTTCGATGCTGTCAAGATAATGAATGAAAACAGGCTATATGGCCTTATAGTTAAAGACAACGAAGGTAAAGACGTTGGTTTGATAAGTGAAAGAAGCATTATAAAGAGATTTATCCCGAGAAACAAGAAGCCGGATGAGGTACAGATAAAATACGTGATGAGGAAACCGATACCAAAGGTACCAAGTAGTTATGATGTTAGAGACGCTGCGGCATATCTAAGCGAAAACGGTCTTGAAAGGTGCGCCGTTGTTGATTCTACAGGAAAGGTCGTTGGCATAATCACGCTGACAGATCTATCAAGATATTTATCTAGGGCCAGCATAGTGGACGTACTTCTATCCCACCGCACGAAAGATTACAAACATCTCTGCCCAAAGTGTGGTGTAGGCGTTCTCGTCCCGGTATATGATCAAAAGGGAGAGATAAAGGTATTTAGATGCTCAAATCCAGCATGCGATTACGAAGAATAA
- a CDS encoding B12-binding domain-containing radical SAM protein has translation MTRFVLVSDTTLSYEYRHFPLLDFLPCAPGKTIPGPIYRFLKGPEPPNVNGIVKYAPYAVRKIEASLVKRFGRDSVVVVNEDYLGEYVDDKTEVIGVSTMDPLGLGPTTMSYYALFGGDLDAWVRREWDTLMEKVNKAREGKKAKLIVGGPGVWEFTILRDEIDKYKVDYYVQGETDDVVADLFEQVAEGNIDKQMFFNGYMSYDEEFHKVLKKDEKFLARGITQSAYPRLEDIPEIVNPSMKGMVEVMRGCGVGCDFCEVTLRPLRYMPLSMIIDEIKINVAGGVDNAWLHSDEIFGYKHGHFFEPNEEALSELFSAVMSVPGVKTSNPTHGRISIPAGYPEMIEKLSKILKAGPRNWIGIQTGLETGSEVLAKKHMPNKTLPLRIGVDGSWQDIVWQGVNVETKYYWRSAFTIQVGQEGETPEDLWDTIALINKLSNSYVDGRPFEFTVTPLVNVPLGRIKSRKLNTNLLDVNGLAVYYASYRHLAKMAARDGFRDAHGNAFLKLATGGLISFGGRLMMDFIEKKAEKAGVDIEKVKRWGVEGTDEITSLAQFVRA, from the coding sequence ATGACCAGATTCGTACTTGTATCTGACACCACACTGAGTTATGAATATAGACACTTTCCATTGCTAGACTTTCTCCCTTGTGCACCTGGTAAGACAATACCTGGACCAATATACAGGTTCTTGAAAGGACCAGAACCACCTAATGTAAACGGGATAGTCAAATATGCTCCATATGCAGTCAGAAAAATAGAAGCTTCTCTGGTTAAGCGATTTGGGAGGGATAGTGTCGTTGTAGTCAATGAAGACTACCTTGGGGAGTACGTTGATGATAAAACTGAGGTCATAGGCGTCTCCACCATGGATCCGCTTGGCTTGGGCCCGACTACTATGTCCTATTATGCACTCTTTGGCGGTGACCTTGATGCGTGGGTCAGACGCGAATGGGATACGTTGATGGAGAAGGTTAACAAAGCGAGAGAAGGTAAGAAAGCAAAACTGATAGTGGGCGGCCCTGGGGTTTGGGAGTTTACTATACTAAGAGATGAGATCGATAAATACAAGGTCGATTACTACGTCCAGGGTGAAACGGACGATGTTGTTGCGGATCTATTCGAGCAGGTAGCTGAAGGCAACATAGACAAACAGATGTTCTTCAATGGCTATATGAGCTACGACGAAGAGTTCCACAAGGTACTTAAAAAAGACGAGAAGTTTCTAGCACGTGGAATAACACAATCTGCCTATCCAAGGCTTGAAGATATCCCTGAAATAGTAAACCCGTCGATGAAAGGTATGGTAGAGGTCATGAGGGGTTGTGGAGTAGGATGCGATTTCTGTGAGGTTACATTGAGGCCTTTAAGGTACATGCCTCTAAGCATGATAATAGATGAGATAAAGATAAACGTTGCCGGCGGTGTAGACAACGCATGGCTGCATTCTGATGAAATATTCGGCTATAAACACGGCCACTTTTTCGAACCTAATGAAGAAGCACTTAGCGAGCTTTTCTCCGCTGTTATGAGCGTTCCTGGCGTAAAGACATCTAACCCGACGCATGGAAGGATCTCAATACCTGCTGGATACCCAGAAATGATTGAAAAGCTTTCCAAGATACTGAAAGCCGGCCCAAGGAACTGGATCGGCATCCAGACTGGCCTTGAAACAGGGAGCGAAGTACTCGCAAAGAAGCACATGCCCAATAAGACTTTGCCGCTCAGAATTGGAGTAGATGGTTCATGGCAGGATATCGTATGGCAGGGAGTCAACGTAGAGACAAAGTACTATTGGAGATCGGCCTTTACAATTCAGGTAGGGCAAGAAGGCGAAACACCAGAGGATCTTTGGGACACTATCGCCCTTATTAACAAGTTGAGCAACTCATATGTTGATGGCAGGCCATTCGAATTTACAGTTACGCCTTTAGTCAATGTACCGCTTGGAAGGATAAAGTCGAGGAAGCTGAATACAAATCTACTTGATGTCAACGGCTTAGCTGTCTATTATGCATCCTACAGGCACCTTGCAAAGATGGCAGCAAGGGACGGTTTTAGAGACGCCCATGGAAACGCTTTTCTGAAGCTAGCTACTGGCGGTCTAATATCCTTCGGCGGAAGGCTTATGATGGACTTTATTGAGAAGAAAGCTGAGAAGGCAGGCGTTGACATAGAGAAGGTGAAGCGCTGGGGTGTCGAGGGTACTGATGAAATTACCTCATTGGCCCAGTTTGTAAGAGCGTGA
- a CDS encoding aldo/keto reductase, with protein MKYVRLGSSGTLVSQLALGTWHLPGSNRYSSDGVEKVDESEFQRIFKKAYDAGINFFDTANIYHGRVEKNEDHIDHIGNSERILGKAIKGYERESLVIATKVRGPVSKFINGEGLSRKHIMWQIKESLQRLGLEYVDLYQIHWSDSLTPHEETARVLSHIVDLDMARYIGESNHSAEDIVDFMNISEKLNLHHFVTMQEPYNILQRGIEKDKIPVAKKYGMGILAYVPLAQGVLTGKYVSGPEKGSRSSYYPEIIDFHQKNQKKIDALINFAKEKDITGGQLAIAWLIKKSQIEGIPIIPLLGITKEKYLEENLKALEVNLTDSDMREIDRMVL; from the coding sequence ATGAAGTATGTTCGTCTAGGTAGTTCAGGTACTCTTGTATCCCAGCTTGCACTTGGCACGTGGCATCTGCCAGGTTCGAATAGATACTCATCGGATGGTGTGGAGAAAGTCGATGAAAGTGAGTTCCAGAGGATCTTCAAGAAAGCATACGATGCAGGTATTAATTTTTTTGATACCGCTAACATATACCACGGCAGGGTTGAGAAGAATGAAGATCATATAGATCACATAGGAAATTCCGAGAGAATACTTGGCAAAGCCATCAAAGGATACGAAAGGGAATCCTTAGTCATAGCAACTAAGGTTAGGGGGCCAGTTTCTAAGTTCATTAACGGGGAGGGGCTCTCACGAAAACACATAATGTGGCAGATAAAGGAAAGCCTTCAGAGACTTGGCCTAGAATACGTTGATCTCTACCAAATACACTGGAGCGACAGCCTTACGCCACACGAAGAAACAGCGAGAGTATTAAGCCATATAGTCGATCTTGATATGGCAAGATACATTGGCGAAAGCAACCACTCTGCCGAAGATATAGTGGATTTTATGAACATCTCAGAAAAGCTCAACTTGCATCACTTTGTCACGATGCAGGAGCCTTACAATATACTGCAGAGGGGAATAGAGAAGGATAAGATCCCTGTGGCGAAGAAGTATGGTATGGGTATCTTAGCCTATGTACCACTTGCACAGGGAGTTCTCACAGGAAAATACGTATCTGGGCCAGAAAAAGGATCAAGATCATCGTATTATCCCGAAATAATTGATTTCCACCAGAAGAATCAAAAGAAGATAGACGCGTTGATTAACTTCGCCAAGGAAAAAGACATAACTGGAGGGCAGCTGGCTATTGCTTGGTTGATAAAGAAATCGCAGATCGAGGGGATACCCATAATTCCGCTGCTCGGAATTACTAAGGAAAAATACCTTGAAGAAAATCTGAAAGCCTTAGAAGTAAACCTTACGGATTCTGATATGAGGGAAATTGATAGGATGGTCCTGTGA
- a CDS encoding glycoside hydrolase family 15 protein has product MKKIPHELTHMAFHGLVKYSDITVEGYPKIQYHGFIGNNRTAMLVAMNGYIDWGCLPNFNSNAVFSSILDKNKGGYFAIFPSDTTDVYVDQYYKEMTNVLVTEFVKNGKIILRLTDFMPDSEYGKISFPEVHRFVESFSEPIDITIDFKPTFNYGQDKPIIEKDQHGFIFTTDKESIGISSEFPLRKNSDRIFGNVKMEPRSSSWIIALYGIHHLFRTTDYKSYLRLQETTDYWRKWASSSSYAGAYHSMVMRSALALKVLFYEPTGLMVAAPTASLPEAIGGERNWDYRFTWIRDTAYVIEALSSIGYKYEATEFLYDMMDMITRDNRIRTIYSIDDSNDLEERIIDYEGYRGSRPVRIGNKAVDQLQIDQYGSIVRAIHSMAKAGGIVNSYLWDFVEQVMAKIEYLWKYPDSSIWEFRTEPKQYVYSKVMSWAAFDSAISMAKDLGLSAPIKQWKSIQDEIKKEVLEKGFDTDTNSFVQYYGSKNIDAALLRLPILGFIPANDEKFLGTLSRIEKELMVDGYLFKRYREDDGLKGDEGSFLMLTFWYIEDLILMKRLKKAREVLESVLEKANHLGLYSEEIDEKSGDFLGNFPQALSHLGVIRVAPKLEEALLKRTSKINS; this is encoded by the coding sequence ATGAAAAAAATACCGCATGAACTGACTCATATGGCCTTTCATGGTCTTGTTAAATATTCGGATATAACAGTCGAAGGATACCCCAAAATACAGTATCATGGTTTTATTGGCAACAATAGGACTGCAATGCTTGTAGCCATGAACGGATACATAGATTGGGGCTGCCTGCCAAATTTTAATTCAAACGCCGTATTCTCCTCTATACTCGATAAGAACAAAGGCGGTTACTTTGCAATATTCCCCTCAGACACAACCGATGTTTACGTCGATCAATATTATAAGGAGATGACGAACGTCCTTGTTACTGAGTTCGTAAAGAATGGTAAGATAATACTACGCCTCACAGATTTTATGCCGGATTCAGAATACGGGAAAATAAGTTTTCCCGAGGTTCACAGATTTGTGGAATCATTTTCGGAACCTATAGATATAACCATAGACTTCAAGCCTACTTTCAACTATGGGCAGGATAAGCCGATAATAGAGAAGGATCAGCACGGATTTATTTTCACGACTGACAAGGAATCTATAGGAATATCATCTGAGTTTCCTCTAAGGAAGAATTCCGACCGTATATTCGGGAATGTCAAAATGGAACCTAGAAGCTCATCATGGATTATTGCACTCTATGGTATCCATCACCTATTCCGGACAACTGATTATAAGTCATACCTTAGGCTGCAGGAGACCACTGATTACTGGAGAAAGTGGGCTTCTTCGTCTAGCTATGCGGGCGCGTACCATAGTATGGTAATGAGGTCGGCGCTTGCTTTAAAGGTGCTTTTTTATGAGCCGACTGGGCTTATGGTAGCGGCACCCACTGCTAGTCTACCAGAAGCAATAGGGGGCGAAAGGAATTGGGATTACAGGTTTACGTGGATAAGGGACACAGCATACGTCATTGAAGCCCTTTCCAGCATCGGATATAAGTACGAGGCAACTGAGTTCCTATACGATATGATGGATATGATTACAAGGGATAATAGGATTAGGACCATCTACAGCATAGATGACTCAAATGATCTCGAGGAGAGGATTATAGACTACGAAGGATATAGGGGATCCCGCCCTGTAAGGATAGGAAACAAAGCTGTGGATCAGCTTCAGATAGACCAATACGGTTCGATTGTAAGGGCAATTCACTCGATGGCGAAGGCGGGCGGCATAGTAAACTCTTATCTATGGGATTTCGTGGAGCAGGTTATGGCCAAGATCGAATACCTTTGGAAGTATCCAGATTCAAGCATCTGGGAATTTCGTACTGAGCCGAAACAGTATGTGTATTCAAAAGTTATGTCGTGGGCTGCCTTTGATAGTGCTATTTCAATGGCGAAGGACCTTGGGTTAAGTGCTCCGATCAAGCAGTGGAAATCTATACAGGATGAAATAAAGAAAGAAGTTCTTGAAAAGGGATTCGATACGGATACAAACAGCTTTGTACAGTACTACGGAAGCAAAAACATAGATGCTGCGCTCCTTAGGCTCCCAATACTTGGCTTTATACCAGCCAATGATGAGAAGTTTCTGGGTACACTTTCAAGGATTGAAAAAGAGTTGATGGTTGACGGTTACCTCTTCAAGAGGTACAGGGAAGATGACGGCCTGAAAGGCGATGAAGGTTCCTTCTTAATGTTGACATTCTGGTATATAGAGGATCTAATACTTATGAAGAGGCTTAAGAAGGCCAGAGAGGTCCTAGAATCTGTGCTTGAAAAGGCAAACCACCTAGGGCTGTACTCAGAGGAGATAGATGAGAAATCTGGTGATTTTTTGGGGAATTTTCCGCAGGCACTATCACACTTGGGTGTGATAAGGGTAGCTCCAAAGCTTGAAGAGGCTCTTCTCAAAAGAACTTCAAAAATAAATTCATAA
- the aroB gene encoding 3-dehydroquinate synthase has translation MDTQRFVITMNGDNISFIVGDNAINHLSEEAGKYDSIVIMISKTVEEMYANHIPDVGSFGNSVVKISLNDGESLKSLRNYQKIVKVLLERKVDRRSLLVYIGGGTVGDLAGFVASTYKRGVMMIAVPTTLLAQVDSSIGGKNGLDFSDVKNVIGTFYNPYMVIDDTVFLKNNSFIIREGMSEVIKYAIISGGDMYDTLNRCSIDNFDACATNIIKLSVKIKSEIVNRDFYDRTGIRSVLNLGHTIAHGIEGATKGSISHGKAVATGMLVEAHIGEKYGNTNHEVIEAIRDLMKRYGIEELNLKEIGPGNILRYISNDKKIMEGYINMPVPSEIGKVITMKATERMISDGINTFIKENDAS, from the coding sequence GTGGATACCCAGAGATTTGTAATAACGATGAACGGCGATAATATATCCTTTATCGTGGGAGATAACGCAATCAACCACTTATCCGAGGAAGCTGGGAAGTATGATAGTATCGTTATAATGATAAGCAAGACCGTCGAGGAGATGTATGCAAACCATATACCTGATGTAGGTAGCTTTGGAAATTCCGTGGTAAAGATATCCCTCAACGATGGAGAATCATTAAAATCGTTAAGAAACTATCAAAAGATCGTTAAAGTGCTGCTGGAGAGAAAGGTAGACAGACGATCCCTGCTGGTATACATTGGTGGTGGTACGGTAGGAGACCTTGCTGGCTTTGTAGCTTCAACATATAAAAGAGGTGTTATGATGATCGCAGTGCCGACGACATTGCTTGCACAAGTCGATAGCTCCATAGGTGGCAAGAACGGCTTGGACTTCTCGGATGTCAAGAATGTGATAGGGACTTTCTATAATCCGTACATGGTTATTGACGATACCGTGTTCTTGAAGAACAATTCGTTCATAATAAGGGAGGGGATGTCTGAAGTCATCAAGTACGCTATAATATCGGGCGGCGACATGTACGATACCCTGAATAGATGTTCCATAGACAATTTTGATGCTTGCGCAACTAATATAATAAAACTGAGCGTAAAGATAAAAAGTGAAATAGTTAACAGGGACTTTTATGATCGCACCGGGATAAGGAGCGTATTGAACCTAGGCCATACAATAGCCCACGGAATAGAGGGCGCAACAAAGGGTAGTATTTCACATGGAAAGGCGGTAGCAACTGGAATGCTTGTCGAAGCCCACATAGGAGAAAAATACGGAAATACAAACCATGAAGTCATCGAAGCAATACGCGATTTAATGAAAAGATATGGGATAGAGGAATTAAACTTAAAGGAAATTGGGCCAGGAAACATACTTAGGTATATTTCCAACGACAAGAAAATTATGGAGGGCTACATCAATATGCCAGTGCCTTCAGAAATAGGGAAGGTTATAACGATGAAGGCGACTGAACGCATGATAAGCGACGGAATAAACACTTTCATAAAGGAAAATGATGCCTCCTGA